The following proteins are encoded in a genomic region of Diadema setosum chromosome 18, eeDiaSeto1, whole genome shotgun sequence:
- the LOC140241662 gene encoding 26S proteasome non-ATPase regulatory subunit 4-like codes for MVLESTVICVDTSEFMRNGDFIPTRIQAQQDAVNLVCLSKTRSNPENTVGLITLSEVKCLVTMTTDVGRILARLHQVTPKGSLSFMTGIRVAHLALKHRQGKNHRMRIVAFVGSPVENEEKELVKMAKKLKKEKVSVDVINFGEDRVNTDKLTAFINTINGNEGTGSHLVTIPPGTLLSDALMNSPIIVGEDGSGAVPGLPGATGGEFDFGFDPSTDPELAMALRISMEEQRQRQEDDTKKPEDAGADPSLKPAVQPSDSEEALLEQALVMSNQAMGGFEDTPTPDLGAMTEEEQIAYALQMSLRQTVASDLPSSSAEPPSQEATPMEMDTPAAESAASKPDEDFSEVMNDPEFLQSVLQSLPGVDPTSEDVRRAMGNLTQQDQQKGGEKKEEKGSKK; via the exons ATGGTGCTTGAAAGTACCGTAATTTG TGTGGACACAAGTGAATTTATGCGGAATGGAGACTTCATACCAACAAGGATCCAGGCTCAGCAAGATGCCGTTAATCTGGTGTGCCTCTCTAAGACCAGATCTAACCCTGAGAACACAGTTGGTCTGATAACACTGTCAGA AGTGAAATGCCTTGTCACCATGACTACGGATGTTGGGCGTATTCTCGCAAGGCTTCATCAGGTCACTCCAAAAGGGAGTCTGAGCTTCATGACTGGTATCAGGGTTGCCCAT CTGGCACTGAAGCACAGACAAGGGAAAAATCACCGGATGAGGATTGTAGCATTTGTTGGCAGCCCGGTtgagaatgaagaaaaagaG CTTGTGAAAATGGCAAAGAAACTGAAGAAGGAGAAAGTTTCTGTCGATGTCATCAACTTTGGAGAAGAT AGAGTGAATACAGATAAGCTGACTGCATTTATCAacacaatcaatggaaatgAAGGCACAGG GTCCCACCTCGTCACCATTCCACCGGGAACTCTGCTCTCTGATGCCCTCATGAACTCGCCCATCATCGTCGGCGAGGATGGCTCAGGGGCAGTGCCTGGTCTACCAGGGGCCACTGGTGGAGAGTTCGACTTTGGCTTTGATCCTTCCACAGACCCCGAACTGGCAATG GCCCTTCGCATCTCCATGGAAGAGCAGCGGCAGAGGCAGGAAGATGACACCAAGAAGCCAGAGGATGCAGGTGCTGACCCCTCCCTCAAGCCTGCTGTCCAACCCTCAG ATTCCGAGGAGGCTCTGCTGGAGCAGGCCTTGGTGATGTCCAATCAGGCCATGGGAGGCTTTGAGGACACGCCCACCCCAGACCTAGGTGCCATGACGGAAGAAGAGCAGATTGCCTATGCCCTCCAGATGTCATTGCGCCAAACAGTTGCAT CTGACCTGCCCTCGTCATCGGCGGAACCCCCCTCACAAGAAGCCACGCCCATGGAGATGGACACGCCTGCTGCAGAATCAGCTGCCTCCAAG CCCGATGAGGACTTTTCTGAGGTAATGAATGACCCCGAGTTCCTGCAGAGCGTCCTCCAGAGCCTACCCGGAGTGGACCCAACCAGCGAGGACGTGCGGAGAGCCATGGGCAACCTGACGCAGCAGGACCAGCAGAAGGGGGgcgagaagaaggaggagaaggggagCAAAAAGTAA
- the LOC140241589 gene encoding transient receptor potential cation channel subfamily A member 1-like — protein MSKKRYNPMNFFQELAESRDVNKQRALDKALVDACLGNDDDAVIDLLQKGASPEGEVYAVAQAMSGENFRRPLMAAVINGNKKMAQLLIENGADTSGKDKYGVQAIHCAAQSGHRDCVRLLLDAGASANAETGDFNKIGVYQKPFRRGTTPLHMAAKLNHVGCIEELVEHGGADVNQRDVIGMSCLNTACKLGHEESILTILRLSEGQKLGTGMTIGTGNTPLHDCVRWGLLEATKALLRRGADVNRPNPTGYTPLHFALIQTDSTAQDITEALILHSQGVDLNLPMGKGSLRPLHFVAFEPDRATHIHIHTIEYRMSNDHITCDPGRPHRDPALARFLIAYGADFEVEYHGVSLLQQEIYSQSDDTILDAILAVTHSFEIPDQPEQVSFARAVEVGAEKRVARLREFFRAPRTLQHQCHLLIRRLLTPRRLNRLNELRLPEKLKDYILLRS, from the exons ATGTCGAAGAAACGTTACAATCCCATGAATTTCTTCCAGGAGCTAGCGGAGAGTCGTGATGTCAACAAGCAACGAGCACTCGATAAAGCGCTTGTGGATGCCTGCCTTGGGAACGATGATGATGCCGTGATCGACCTCCTACAAAAGGGAGCCTCCCCCGAGGGAGAAGTCTATGCTGTGGCACAGGCAATGAGTGGTGAGAACTTCAGACGACCACTCATGGCCGCTGTCATCAACGGCAATAAGAAAATGGCTCAGTTGCTTATTGAGAATGGAG CTGATACCAGTGGGAAGGATAAGTATGGTGTGCAAGCAATCCACTGCGCTGCCCAATCTGGCCACAGAGACTGTGTGAGGCTGTTGCTGGATGCAGGGGCAAGTGCCAACGCAGAAACGGGCGACTTTAACAAGATTGGAGTTTACCAGA AGCCCTTTCGGCGTGGCACCACACCGCTGCACATGGCAGCCAAGCTGAACCATGTTGGCTGCATCGAGGAGCTAGTGGAGCATGGCGGGGCGGATGTCAACCAGAGAGACGTGATCGGGATGTCGTGCCTCAACACGGCCTGCAAGCTGGGCCACGAGGAGAGCATTCTAACCATCCTTCGACTGTCTGAAGGGCAGAAGCTTGGGACTGGCATGACCATTGGCACTG GCAACACCCCTCTCCATGACTGTGTGAGATGGGGTCTACTGGAGGCCACCAAGGCCCTCCTAAGAAGAGGGGCTGATGTGAATCGGCCCAATCCCACAGGGTACACACCCCTCCACTTTGCACTGATACAGACTGACTCCACCGCCCAGGACATCACGGAAGCCCTCATTCTCCACAGCCAGGGGGTGGACCTGAACCTTCCGATGGGCAAAGGAA GTCTGAGACCGCTCCATTTTGTAGCCTTTGAACCTGACAGAGCGACGCATATACACATCCACACCATTGAGTACCGCATGTCCAATGACCACATCACCTGTGACCCGGGGAGACCGCATCGTGACCCCGCCCTGGCCCGCTTTCTCATCGCGTACGGAGCAGACTTTGAAGTGGAATACCACGGTGTATCTCTGCTGCAGCAGGAAATCTACTCCCAGTCCGACGACACCATCCTTGATGCCATACTTGCTGTCACCCATTCTTTTGAGATTCCCGATCAGCCGGAGCAGGTGTCGTTCGCGAGAGCAGTGGAGGTGGGAGCGGAGAAGCGGGTGGCCAGACTGAGGGAGTTCTTCAGGGCGCCCCGGACACTACAGCACCAGTGCCACCTGCTGATACGACGCCTCCTCACTCCGCGGCGTCTCAACAGACTGAACGAGCTGAGGCTTCCAGAGAAACTCAAGGATTACATATTACTCAGATCATGA
- the LOC140241354 gene encoding UDP-glucuronosyltransferase 2B7-like: MGEEMRGSASGAAELNASGSHARGNILLMFQGCGVKTSLFNVGLRLGAALYAHGFNVSFVVTHTNDTSAYDELRDYQKIFINSGKVSTQCRSHFHVSTRKEIGVQQLLNLLQPQWIGCDVLLRNETAMKQLRELDLDLIIGESFGPCYQILADILGGIPFAHFLVTSPEMLPPAIFPQTMAYMHDRSYFQRIQALVHQLSVHIFYQRLFSWYVTLARNFNVTSLDSHSEFSASYGSASLWLSNSDPVLDFALPIPPNVILLPDLGVRSAKPIQNEELNSILSRKESTGIVVVAVSSIEGLMTTKLQNDFVAGLGRVPFQVVWRRSKPQRLDADENRSVQAIHFTGWLEHNDMNDLLGVTNTLVFVTTGGRCGSFEAIYHGVPTLCLPLYSEHNENCAKLVRLGMAQVIDVKSFSTEEVHKAILELATNKSFKEQALHASKKFRSKPETAGERIAFWVEHVMQNGGSHLRQSGTGSVINFLKYACLDALSSLLFILLIITITSNFIVNNTILHCSTE; encoded by the exons ATGGGGGAGGAGATGCGTGGTTCTGCAAG TGGTGCGGCAGAGTTAAATGCGTCAGGATCACACGCAAGGGGAAATATTCTTTTGATGTTCCAAGGCTGCGGGGTGAAAACGAGTCTCTTCAATGTCGGACTGAGGTTAGGTGCCGCACTCTACGCTCACGGCTTCAACGTCTCGTTTGTTGTCACCCATACCAACGACACGTCTGCTTACGATGAACTCAGAGATTACCAGAAAATTTTCATCAACTCGGGAAAGGTCTCGACACAGTGTCGTTCCCACTTCCATGTGAGCACTCGGAAGGAAATCGGCGTACAGCAACTTTTAAATCTTCTGCAGCCGCAGTGGATCGGATGCGACGTTTTACTCCGCAACGAAACGGCGATGAAACAGCTGCGAgaactagatctagacctaatCATTGGGGAGTCATTCGGACCATGCTACCAGATACTAGCAGACATTCTTGGCGGCATCCCCTTCGCTCATTTTCTGGTAACCTCGCCGGAAATGCTTCCTCCTGCCATATTTCCGCAGACGATGGCCTACATGCACGATCGCTCTTACTTTCAAAGGATCCAAGCCCTCGTACACCAGTTGAGTGTCCATATCTTTTATCAGCGACTCTTTAGCTGGTACGTCACACTTGCCAGAAATTTCAATGTGACATCATTAGATAGTCATTCGGAGTTTTCTGCGTCCTACGGTTCGGCTTCTCTTTGGCTCAGCAACAGTGACCCCGTCCTCGACTTCGCCCTTCCCATCCCACCTAACGTCATTCTTCTCCCGGATCTCGGTGTTCGATCTGCCAAGCCGATTCAAAACGAA GAACTGAATTCGATCTTGAGTCGGAAGGAGTCGACGGGCATCGTCGTTGTGGCAGTGAGCAGCATCGAGGGTCTGATGACAACGAAACTGCAGAATGATTTCGTCGCCGGACTCGGAAGGGTGCCCTTCCAGGTGGTGTGGCGGAGGTCGAAACCTCAACGGCTGGATGCTGACGAAAACCGCTCCGTCCAGGCGATACACTTCACGGGCTGGCTCGAACACAACGATATGAACGACCTGCTTGGTGT GACGAACACTTTGGTGTTTGTTACCACGGGAGGGCGCTGTGGTTCTTTTGAAGCCATTTACCACGGAGTGCCGACATTGTGCCTTCCCCTTTACTCGGAGCACAACGAGAACTGCGCCAAGCTGGTCCGACTAGGCATGGCCCAAGTGATCGATGTCAAGTCGTTTTCTACCGAAGAAGTCCACAAAGCTATCTTGGAGCTCGCCACCAACAAGAG CTTCAAAGAACAAGCCCTCCACGCATCCAAGAAATTTCGCTCAAAGCCTGAAACGGCTGGGGAACGAATTGCATTTTGGGTAGAGCACGTCATGCAAAATGGCGGCAGTCATCTCAGGCAGTCGGGAACTGGATCAGTAATTAACTTCCTTAAATACGCGTGTCTAGATGCTCTATCCTCCCTGCTGTTCATCTTGTTGATAATA ACAATCACATCAAACTTCATTGTGAACAACACGATCTTACATTGTTCCACAGAATAA